The genomic DNA CGGTCTGCATGATCGAAGGGTTCGCCCGCGAACTGCCCGAAGACGTCGTCTCGGACGCCATCGTCTTCGCCCACAAGCACATCCTCACCGTCATCGACGGCATCGAGGAGTTGCGGGAGAAGGCCGGTCTCGGGGCCAAGGTTCTGCCCCCGGCCCCGGCGCCCGACCCGCTCGTGGACGAACTCCACAAGAAGTACGGCGAGGAGTTCACCAAGCGGTACCTCACCGAGGGCAAGCTGGCCCGGTACGCGGCCCTGAACGAACTCAAAGACCAGATCAAGAAGCACTACGCCCCCGAAGGCGACGCCGCCCCGGCCCACACGCCCGAGCAGGTGTCGGCCGCGTTCTCCGCGCTCCGCGAGCGGCTCTTCCAAGAAATCACCATGACCGGCACCCGGATCGACGGCCGCCCGCTCGAACTGGTCCGCCCGATCTGGTGTGAAGTCGGCACCCTCCCGCGGACCCACGGGTCGGCGGTCTTCCAGCGGGGCGAAACGCAAGCCCTGGTCGTCGTCACCCTGGGCACCGGCCAGGACGAGCAGAAGGTCGACGGACTGCAAGACGAGTACTCGAAGAAGTTCATGCTCGACTACAACTTCCCTCCGTTCAGTGTCGGCGAGTGCAAGCCGATCCGCGGCCCGGGCCGGCGGGAAATCGGGCACGGGATGCTGGCCGAGCGGTCGCTGAAGGCGGTCATCCCGCCGGCGAGCAAGTTCCCGTACACCATCCGCCTCGTGTCCGAAATTCTGGAATCGAACGGGTCGTCGAGCATGGCGTCCGTCTGCGGCGGGACGCTGGCGCTGATGGACGCCGGGGTGCCGATCAAGCAGCCGGTGGCCGGCATCTCGATCGGCCTCGTCACCCGGGGCGACGAGTACGTCCTGCTGACGGACATCCAGGGCGACGAAGACCACTACGGCGACATGGACTTCAAGGTGGCCGGGACGCCGAAGGGCGTGACCGGCATCCAGCTCGACATCAAGCTCGACGGGATCAGCGAAGAGATCCTGCGGGCCGCGTTGGAGCAGGCCCGGAAGGCCCGCCTGGAGATCCTGAAGTCCATGCTGCTCTCCCTGCGGGCGCCGCGGAAGGAAATCAGCCGGAACGCCCCGCGGTTGCTCCAGGTCAAGATCAACCCGGAGAAGATCGGCCTGCTCATCGGGCCGGGCGGAAAGAACATCCGGGCGATCCAGGAAGAGACCGGCGCCAAGCTGGACGTCGAGGACGACGGCACCGTGTCGATCGCCCACAGCGAGTCCGCCGGGGCCGAGGCGGCCAAGGCGAAGGTCGAGGCGCTGTGCCAGGAAGTCAAGGTCGGGGCGATTTACGAGGGCAAGGTGACGTCGATCAAGGAGTTCGGCGCGTTCATCGAGATCAGCCCGGGCCGCGACGGCCTCTGCCACATCTCCGAACTCGACACCGGGTACGTCGGCCGGGTGGACGACGTGGTGAAGGTCGGCGACCGGATCACGGTCAAGGTGATCGCCATCGATGACCAGGACCGCGTGAAGCTGTCCCGCAAGGTGCTCCTCGCCCCGAAGGAAGGCGCCGAAGGCGACGCACCCCCGCCGCCGCGTCAGGACCGGGGCGACCGTGGCGATCGCGACCGCGGGGATCGTGACCGCGGCGGGGATCGCGGGGGCGACCGTGGCCCGCGCCGCGAACGGCACTAACCGTTAGCGGAGTCAGATGAACGCACGAGCCGCGGGGGCTGACCCCCGCGGCTCGTGCGTTCATCTTTTTGCGCGGCCAGGAATGTCATGTGACGTTTCGTCACTCTCGCTCGCATGTCTTCGTACCGTCGGACCCACCGCGGAATTTTGGCCACACCATCATTCCTTCTGATACACCGCCCAGAACAAGTCTTCGGACGGGTACGGGACGGCAACCCGGTCGGGGATCAGGGCCGCGCCGCGGGATAACACGCGGGCGAGGGGGCCGTCCGCGGCCTTGTGCCGGAGGAGGGACTTCGCGTGCGCGGCCCCCAGCCACTTCTGGGGCTTCCCGACCCCGCGCTGCCGGTAGCCCAACCGCGCCAGGGTCGCGCCGAGAACTTTCGGGGTCCACCAGTGCAGAACGCTCGGCGGGCTGTACTCGTGCCACCCGGGGCCGAGGAACCGGGCGGTCAGACTCTCGCAGTCCCACGTTTCGACCAGCCAGAGGCCGCCGGGCTTGGTCAGTTCGTCGGCCCGCTCGAACGCCGCCAGCGGGTCGGGCAGGTGCGCGACGACCTGGACGAACGAGACGAGGTCGAACCGCGGGCCGGGCGGGACCGCGTCGAGTGTGCCGGCGTGGACGTTCAAGCCGAGGTGGTCCCGCGCGTGGGCGGCCATCGCCGGGTTCGGCTCGACGCCCTCGCCGACCCACCCGCGGGCGGTGAAGCCGGACAGGATGAACCCGGCCGCGGCCCCCACGTCCAGGACCGCCCCCGGGCGCGGCGCGTACCGCGCGACCAGCCGCGCGTACCGGTCGCCGTGCCGGCGGAGCAGCGCGGCCCCGGCCAGGTAGTCGGGGTACCCCGCGCCCCCGCCGCGGAAGTAGCCGTCGGCGTAGACCGTTTCGACGTGGTCGGCCGGCGGGACGTAGCCCGCGAACCGGTGGCCGCACCCAAGGCAGTCGCGGACCGGGAACCCGTCCTTCACGAACCGGATTCGGCTCTCGCGCCCACACAGGGGACAAGCGTCGCGGGCTGTCGCACCTGCGGGGTCAACTAAACTCATTCGCGTCGCGCCTGGTGTTCGGTCGGGTTCGGGTTCTTGGCCCGTCGGACCCTTTCGGTATCCGGCGGGGCGCCGGTCGCTACGCCGGGCCGTCGAGTACGCTCCGGACTTTCCGCGCGAGCCCGAGGGGGGTGAACGGCTTTTGCAGGAAGGCGTCCCTGGACCCGACGATGCCGTGGCGGATGATCGTGTCGTCCGTGTACCCGCTGAGGAACAGCACCCGCAACGCCGGGCACCGCGCCCGAACGATCTCCGAGAGTTCGCGGCCGCTCATCTCGGGCATCACCACGTCCGTCGCGAGCAGGTGGATCGGGCCGGGGTGCGTTTCCACGGTCCGGACCGCCTGCGGGCCGCGGCTCGCGAGCAGGACGGTGTACCCCTGCGATTCCAGCGCGACCCGGGCGATCGCGCGGACCGCCTCCTCGTCCTCGACGAGCAGGACCGTCTCGGTCCCCCGAAGGAGGGGCAGCGGCCGCGGCCCGTCGGGTGTGGGGCTGACGGCTGCGACTCCCGCGACCGGGAACAACACCCGGATGGTCGTCCCGACCCCGACCTCGCTGCCGACCGCGATCGCCCCCCCGACCTGGGCGATGATCCCGTGGACGACCGCGAGGCCGAGGCCGGTCCCTTGGCCGACGTCCTTGGTCGTGAAGAACGGCTCGAAGATCTTCGCCCGCACCTCGGGCGTCATCCCGCACCCGGTGTCGGTCACCGCCAGCTCGGTGTACCGGCCCGGTTTTAGGTCCGGATAGACCGCCCGGTCGGTCTCGTCGAGGTCGACCGCCCGCGTTTCGATGTCCAACCGCCCGCCGGTGGGCATCGCGTCCCGGGCGTTGACGGCCAGGTTCATGATCACCTGTTCGACCTGGCCCGGGTCGGCGTTGATCCGGTCCACGTCCGCGCCCTCGGTCACGAACAGCGCGACGTCCTCCCCGATCAGCCGGCGCAGCAACCGCTCGGACTCCCGGACCAGGGTGTTCAGGTCGAGGACCTGGGGGACGACGATCGCCTTGCGGCTGAACGCCAGGAGCTGCTGGGTCAGCCGGGCGGCCCGCTCGCCGGCGTCCCGGATGGCCACGACGGATTCCTGCCGGTGGTCGCCCTCGGCCAACTCCCAGAGGAGCAGGTCGCTGTACCCGTTGATGACGGTCAGGATGTTGTTGAAGTCGTGGGCGACCCCGCCGGCCAACCGGCCGACGGCCTCCATCTTCTGGGCCTGCCGGAACTGGGCCTCCAGCTTCCGCCGGGCGGTGATGTCGCGGACGACCCCGGTGAAGTGCCGGGCCCCGTCCATCCGGAACTCGGTCACGCTCAGCTCGACCGGGAAGGGCGTCCCGTCCCGGCGGACGGCCTCCGCCTCCCGGCCGGTCCCGATGACCCGGGCCTCACCGGTCTGGAGGTACCGGGCCAGGTGCCCGGGGAACTGGGTCCGGTACGGCTCGGGCATGATGGCGGCCAGGGAGTGACCGACCATCTCGGCCGCCGCGTACCCGAACATCCGCTCGGCGGCCGGGTTGACCGACCGGACGACCCCGCGGTCGTCGATCGTGATGATGGCGTCGGCCACGCTCCCTAACACCGACCGCAACATGTCGGTGGCCCGCGTCCGCTCGGTCAGGTCGTGGAGTGCGACCAGGACGGCCGGCTCCCCGCCGTCGGACAGCGGGGTGGCCACGACGAGGACGGGAGCCGTCCGGCCGTCCAGCCGGACGACCCGCTCCTCGACCTCGGCCCCGGCCGCGCCCCAGCCGCCCTCCCGCAGCCGGGCGATCCGGGCCCGGACGGCGGCGTGGTAGTCCGGGTGGAACACGTCGAACGGGGACTTCCCGAGGACCTCCCCGACGGCCCGCGCGCCGACCAGGGCGAGGAACGCCGGGTTGCAAAACACGATCCGGGAGTCCGTGTGGACGACCACCGCGCTGGGCAGGACGTCGACGAGCCGGCGGTACCGTTCCTCGCTCTCCCGCAGGGCCGCCGCGGTCTGCTTCCGCTCGGTGACGTCCTGCATGAGCGCCACCACCGCCCGCCCCCCGTCCTCGGTTTCCAGCAGCGACGTGGAGATGCAGACGATCCGGCGGGCCCCGTCCTTCCGGGTGATCTCCCACTCCTCCGCCCGCAGGTCGTCGCCGTCCCGCATCCGGTCCATGCGGGCGGCGGCCCGGGCTCGGACGTCCGGGTCGGGGTAGACCGTCTGGTACCACCCCAGGCGGTTCATCTCCTCGATCGTGTACCCGGTCAGGGCCGTCATCTGGTCGTTCCATAGGGTGAACCGGAGGTACGGGAACTCGGGCACCCTGGCGCAGACGCAGATCCCCTCGGCCGCCGTCTGGATGACCGCCTCGCGGAACAGGTGGCTCTTGCGGATCGTTTCCTCGGCCCGCTTCCGGTCGGTCACGTCGGCGAGGAAGCCGTGCCAGATGATCCCGCCGTCCGGCTCGCGGGTCGGGACCGAGTGCCCCTCGACCCAGATCTCCCCGCGGTCGGGGCTCAGCACCCGGAACTCGTCCCGCCACGGGGCCAGGTCGCGGGCCGAGGCGTCGATGACGGTCCGGACCCGGGCGGCGTCGGCGGGGTGGAGCCGCGCCGCGGCCGGGGCGTCGTCGTCGACCAGCGCCTCGGGCGGGACGCCGTACAGGGCCGCGATCCCGGGGCTCGCGTACGGGAAGCAGGCCGTCCCGTCCGGCCGCCGGCGGTACGAGTGGATCACCCCGGGGGCGGTGGCCGCGATCGTGGTGAACCGGTCCCGCTCGGCGCGGAGGGCGTCCGCGGCCGCCTTCTGGTCCTCGATGTCCGTACACGTCCCGAGCCACCGGGCGACGGCCCCGTCCGCGGCCCGGACCGCGACCTGCCGGGCGACGTGCCACCGGTACGAGTCGTCCGGCTGGCGGATGCGGAACTCGACGTCCCGCGGTTGCTCGGTCCGGATGACTTCGCCCCACACCGCCGCGGTTCGCGGGAAATCGTCCGGGTGGATGCGGTGTTCCCACGACCACCCCGCGAGGTCGCCCGGGGTGGCCCCGGTGTACGAGGTCGCGCGGGCGTTCAGGTACGTGAGCGTTCCGCCCGGCTCGGCCATCCAGACGATTTGCGGGATCGAGTCGGCCAGGTTGCGGAAGAGTTCTTCGCTCGCCCGCAGTTCTTCCTCGACCCGCTTCTGGGCGGTCACGTCCCGGCTGATCCCGACCATCCGGACCGGCTTCCCGCCCTCGTCGGCGTCGGCGTGGGCGCGGGCGTGCTCGGCGATCCACCGGACCTCGCCGTCCGGGCGGACGATGCGGAAATCCGCGGTCATCGCCCCCCCGTCCCGGACGGCCCGCGCGGACAGCTCGCGGACGTTGCCGATGTCGGCCGGGTGGACGAGGGACTCGAACGCGCGGACCGTCCCGTCGAACACGGCCCCGCCGAACACGGCCCGGCACTCCGGGGACCAGAAGACGGCGCCCGTGCGGATGTCCCACTCCCACACGCCCATCCCGGCCGCGGCCAGGGCCAGTTGCAACCGCTCCTCGCTCGCCCGCAGGGCCGCCTCGGCCCGCTTCCGCTCGGTGATATCGCGGACGAGTGCCAGCATCAGGCGCTCGCCGTTCGTTTCGAACTGGCGGACCCGGATCTCGACCGGGAAGACCGTTCCGTCCTTCCGCCGGTGCCGGGTGTCGAACGCGATGGTTTCGCCTTCGCCCGTCCGCCGGTAAACTTCCCGGACGTACGCCTCGTCCACATCCGGGTCGAAGTCGGGCGGTATTTTCCCGAGCAGTTCGTCCCGGGCATACCCGAGACTCTCGCACGCCCGCGCGTTCACGTCCCGGACGACCCCGTCCGGGCCGTGGATGAACAGGGCGTCGGTCGCGTGGTCGACGAACAGGCGGTACCGCTCCTCGCTCGCCCGCAGGGCCGCCTCGGCCCGCTTCCGCTCGGTGATGTCGCGGACGAACGCCAGCCCGAGGGGTTCGCCGTTCGCGTAAAACCGGCGGATGCGGATCTCGACCGGGAAGACCGTCCCGTCCTTCCGCCGGTGCCGGGTGTCGAACGCGACGGTCTCGCCCGCGTCCATCCGCCGGACGAGGTCCGTCATGGCTTCCGGCGTCGCGTCCGGGTCGAACGCGAACGGTGACTTCCCGAGCAATTCCTCGCGGGCGTACCCGAGGCTCTCGCAGGCCCGCGCGTTCACGTCCCGGACGACCCCGTCCGGGCCGTGGATGAACAGGGCGTCGGTCGCGTGGTCGACGAACAGGCGATACCGCTCCTCGCTCGCCCGCAGGGCCGCCTCGGCCCGCTTCCGCTCGGTAATGTCGTGGACGAACGCCATCCACAGGTCTTCGCCGTTGGCGCGGAACAAGCGGACGCGGAGTTCGACCGGGAAGACCGTCCCGTCCTTCCGCCGGTGGTGGGTGTCGAGTGCGACGGTCTCCCCCAACCACACCCGCCGGCGGACCTCCGCGACGGTCGCCGCCGTCACGTCCGGGTCGAAGTCGGGGGGGGTCATCCCGATCAGTTCGTCCCGGGTCAACCCGAGGCTCTCGCAGGCCCGCGCGTTCGCGTCCCGGACGGCCCCGTCCGCGTCCGCGTGGATGAACAGGGCGTCGGTCGCGTGGTCGACGAACAGGCGGTACCGCTCCTCGCTCGCCCGCAGGGCCGCCTCGGCCCGCTTCCGCTCGGTGACGTCCTGGACGATCCCGACCATCCGGACCGGGTTCCCGGCCGCGTCGTACTGGCCCCGCCCGTGGTTCGTCATCCACCGCGCCCGCCCGTCCGACGGGCGGAGGCGGAACTCGGTGCCGAACGACGTGTGGTCGTCGATGGCCTGCCGGGCGGTCGCCAGAACGCGGTCGGCGTCGTCCGGGTGGACGATGGCCGCGAACCCCGCGGACGTGCCCGCGAACCAGTCGGCCCCGCTGACCTCGAAGCACTCCGGCGACCAGAACATCTCGTCCGCCCGCAGGTCCCACTCCCACACGCCCATCCGGGCCGCGGCCAGGGCCAGCTGCAACCGCTCCTCGCTCGCCCGCAGGGCCCGGATGGTGTCCTTCCGGATCTGAATGTTGCGGCTGATCCCGACCAACCCGGTGACGACCCCGGCCGCGTCCCGGAGTGGCGCCTTGGTCATCAGGTACCAGCTCTCGCGGCCGGTCGCGTCCCGCACCAGTTCTTCCCGGTCCACGACCGTCTCGCCGTGCGTCAGCACGCGGAGGTCGTCTTCGTGATACCCCCGGGCGAGGTGTTCGGGGCAGACGTCGAAAACGGTTTTGCCGGCGAGGTCGGCTTCGGACGCGACGCCGTGTTCGGCCAGGTGGGCGCGGTTGCAGAGGACGTACCGGCCGCCCGCGTCCTTGGTGAACACCATGTCCGGGATCGTGTCCAGGAGCGTCCGCAACAGGTTCCGTTCGGCGGCCAGTTCTTGCTCGACCCGTTTGTGGTCGGTCACGTCCCGCGAGATGCCGACGGTCCCGATGACGGCCCCGGTCGCGTCCCGGTACGGGGCCTTCGTGGCCGAGTAAATCCGGGTCACCCCGGCCGCCGTCAACACCTCTTCCGATGTCTCGGGCCGGCCGGCCGCCACGACCCGCCGGTCGTGCGCCATGACTTGCCCGGCGCTCTCCGGGTCGAACAGGGCGAGGTCGTCCTTGCCGATCACGTCGGCGGGCGGCCGCCCGACGAACCGCCCGGCCGCCGCGTTGAACAGCAGGTACCGGCCCTGCAAGTCCTTCACGAACACGGCGTCCGTCGTCTCGTCGGCGACCGCCCGGAGGAGGTCTTCGACGGTTCCCGCCGACCGAATTTCGTTCCGGACGGCCCAATACAGCAGGCCGGACGACAGGAGAACGAAGAGTAACTCTTTCAGGACCCCGGGCGCGA from Fimbriiglobus ruber includes the following:
- the pnp gene encoding polyribonucleotide nucleotidyltransferase, whose amino-acid sequence is MPVTRIERPLGQHTLVLETGKLAKQAHGAVTASIGDTVVLVASVEGSNIPGRDFFPLTCDYREKTYAAGKFPGGFIKRETRPSTKETLTSRLMDRPIRPLFPVGYVKEVQIMATVLSSDKEVDADILAIVGASASLHISPIPFTKPIGAVRVGRVGGEFIVMPTHTQLEESELDMIVAATRDAVCMIEGFARELPEDVVSDAIVFAHKHILTVIDGIEELREKAGLGAKVLPPAPAPDPLVDELHKKYGEEFTKRYLTEGKLARYAALNELKDQIKKHYAPEGDAAPAHTPEQVSAAFSALRERLFQEITMTGTRIDGRPLELVRPIWCEVGTLPRTHGSAVFQRGETQALVVVTLGTGQDEQKVDGLQDEYSKKFMLDYNFPPFSVGECKPIRGPGRREIGHGMLAERSLKAVIPPASKFPYTIRLVSEILESNGSSSMASVCGGTLALMDAGVPIKQPVAGISIGLVTRGDEYVLLTDIQGDEDHYGDMDFKVAGTPKGVTGIQLDIKLDGISEEILRAALEQARKARLEILKSMLLSLRAPRKEISRNAPRLLQVKINPEKIGLLIGPGGKNIRAIQEETGAKLDVEDDGTVSIAHSESAGAEAAKAKVEALCQEVKVGAIYEGKVTSIKEFGAFIEISPGRDGLCHISELDTGYVGRVDDVVKVGDRITVKVIAIDDQDRVKLSRKVLLAPKEGAEGDAPPPPRQDRGDRGDRDRGDRDRGGDRGGDRGPRRERH
- a CDS encoding class I SAM-dependent methyltransferase; this encodes MKDGFPVRDCLGCGHRFAGYVPPADHVETVYADGYFRGGGAGYPDYLAGAALLRRHGDRYARLVARYAPRPGAVLDVGAAAGFILSGFTARGWVGEGVEPNPAMAAHARDHLGLNVHAGTLDAVPPGPRFDLVSFVQVVAHLPDPLAAFERADELTKPGGLWLVETWDCESLTARFLGPGWHEYSPPSVLHWWTPKVLGATLARLGYRQRGVGKPQKWLGAAHAKSLLRHKAADGPLARVLSRGAALIPDRVAVPYPSEDLFWAVYQKE
- a CDS encoding hybrid sensor histidine kinase/response regulator, whose amino-acid sequence is MSPPATAATSRNRRTSPVRVAVMYLVLGLVWVFAAGPAFGWFVPDGALAPGVLKELLFVLLSSGLLYWAVRNEIRSAGTVEDLLRAVADETTDAVFVKDLQGRYLLFNAAAGRFVGRPPADVIGKDDLALFDPESAGQVMAHDRRVVAAGRPETSEEVLTAAGVTRIYSATKAPYRDATGAVIGTVGISRDVTDHKRVEQELAAERNLLRTLLDTIPDMVFTKDAGGRYVLCNRAHLAEHGVASEADLAGKTVFDVCPEHLARGYHEDDLRVLTHGETVVDREELVRDATGRESWYLMTKAPLRDAAGVVTGLVGISRNIQIRKDTIRALRASEERLQLALAAARMGVWEWDLRADEMFWSPECFEVSGADWFAGTSAGFAAIVHPDDADRVLATARQAIDDHTSFGTEFRLRPSDGRARWMTNHGRGQYDAAGNPVRMVGIVQDVTERKRAEAALRASEERYRLFVDHATDALFIHADADGAVRDANARACESLGLTRDELIGMTPPDFDPDVTAATVAEVRRRVWLGETVALDTHHRRKDGTVFPVELRVRLFRANGEDLWMAFVHDITERKRAEAALRASEERYRLFVDHATDALFIHGPDGVVRDVNARACESLGYAREELLGKSPFAFDPDATPEAMTDLVRRMDAGETVAFDTRHRRKDGTVFPVEIRIRRFYANGEPLGLAFVRDITERKRAEAALRASEERYRLFVDHATDALFIHGPDGVVRDVNARACESLGYARDELLGKIPPDFDPDVDEAYVREVYRRTGEGETIAFDTRHRRKDGTVFPVEIRVRQFETNGERLMLALVRDITERKRAEAALRASEERLQLALAAAGMGVWEWDIRTGAVFWSPECRAVFGGAVFDGTVRAFESLVHPADIGNVRELSARAVRDGGAMTADFRIVRPDGEVRWIAEHARAHADADEGGKPVRMVGISRDVTAQKRVEEELRASEELFRNLADSIPQIVWMAEPGGTLTYLNARATSYTGATPGDLAGWSWEHRIHPDDFPRTAAVWGEVIRTEQPRDVEFRIRQPDDSYRWHVARQVAVRAADGAVARWLGTCTDIEDQKAAADALRAERDRFTTIAATAPGVIHSYRRRPDGTACFPYASPGIAALYGVPPEALVDDDAPAAARLHPADAARVRTVIDASARDLAPWRDEFRVLSPDRGEIWVEGHSVPTREPDGGIIWHGFLADVTDRKRAEETIRKSHLFREAVIQTAAEGICVCARVPEFPYLRFTLWNDQMTALTGYTIEEMNRLGWYQTVYPDPDVRARAAARMDRMRDGDDLRAEEWEITRKDGARRIVCISTSLLETEDGGRAVVALMQDVTERKQTAAALRESEERYRRLVDVLPSAVVVHTDSRIVFCNPAFLALVGARAVGEVLGKSPFDVFHPDYHAAVRARIARLREGGWGAAGAEVEERVVRLDGRTAPVLVVATPLSDGGEPAVLVALHDLTERTRATDMLRSVLGSVADAIITIDDRGVVRSVNPAAERMFGYAAAEMVGHSLAAIMPEPYRTQFPGHLARYLQTGEARVIGTGREAEAVRRDGTPFPVELSVTEFRMDGARHFTGVVRDITARRKLEAQFRQAQKMEAVGRLAGGVAHDFNNILTVINGYSDLLLWELAEGDHRQESVVAIRDAGERAARLTQQLLAFSRKAIVVPQVLDLNTLVRESERLLRRLIGEDVALFVTEGADVDRINADPGQVEQVIMNLAVNARDAMPTGGRLDIETRAVDLDETDRAVYPDLKPGRYTELAVTDTGCGMTPEVRAKIFEPFFTTKDVGQGTGLGLAVVHGIIAQVGGAIAVGSEVGVGTTIRVLFPVAGVAAVSPTPDGPRPLPLLRGTETVLLVEDEEAVRAIARVALESQGYTVLLASRGPQAVRTVETHPGPIHLLATDVVMPEMSGRELSEIVRARCPALRVLFLSGYTDDTIIRHGIVGSRDAFLQKPFTPLGLARKVRSVLDGPA